One window of Triticum dicoccoides isolate Atlit2015 ecotype Zavitan chromosome 5A, WEW_v2.0, whole genome shotgun sequence genomic DNA carries:
- the LOC119301509 gene encoding actin cytoskeleton-regulatory complex protein PAN1-like isoform X3 — protein sequence MADPDADENPDLWELFCHYDRLYFRGELDAAAFAVEWAYPRTRTTTCFGSCSFGDLSKIILYEPMLRWRTNADMKNALLHLMIHAIIFVKHGMKNLGHGPVFRDWMDAINTCTAEDHMRPTGGYRITTTHDFSEEKSCNIQGIPWQCEWCGVTLLRATNLGPPSDSCCIENVSEDATCGNMLCQWHNHKMDCGGTYVVTKPRGQRMVRKGGELLLRTGTTEMTKSQGAVQQSDSDEVQKAIVLSAAPRSRRRLKPKQEFVAWENIELLSMGSRSNAKSVGSSSSKKAEDVLSSQLKRKQTAVTAEKHGFLSLGSCDNAISSGSNASRKTGKLHEPDDVKPYASQKKLKLVQDLAASEKYGAFSLGTCNSAKPPRSSTSRNAEKWCKSEGVEKSTVLRPPAPPQKMKLEQDSVTFQKHGVAKPSKSITPDRVGKLHKPDVVENSGVPPSTPLKKLKLEKDPVASEKHGVATSRSLPAAPLTKLKPDLVASEKSFGCGNAKVPDNISSQMAHKKLEHGGAQKHISLHAAPQTMLKQPNKTSSTVKAPKQHTFEDFRKATVQPAVPHSKLKQSNRAASERQKTRSKTKSCAAKKEYVCFSLWQNFYEPECSSGSDEPLVNKRSVQRKRERERAVQITYSRSRKRGTSGISSIKAKVDEEIPSGHLEIIVIDDEVMTEAPGEQCKAPAPCMNVPVVPPTDQVKAEAPRGQSKPPVPSKDVPAVPPADQVMIEAPRGMSKTPTPSKDVPAVPPTDQVMTEAPRGLSKTPTPSKDVAAVPPTDQVMTEAPGGLSKTPAPSKDVPAVPPTDQVMTETPRGQSQPAAQRMDTAVPPADHGDRSNPSTIMDIAAVPPAMTQAPMDQSQPPAPCSITADQVVPPPSADLPGLPPSNPSSWAGVIDISDDDDDDDDDDE from the exons ATGGCGGATCCGGACGCCGACGAGAACCCGGACTTGTGGGAGCTCTTCTGCCACTACGACCGGCTCTACTTCCGCGGCGAGCTCGACGCCGCCGCCTTCGCCGTCGAGTGGGCCTACCCGCGCACGAGGACCACCAC TTGCTTCGGGTCCTGTTCCTTTGGAGACCTGAGCAAAATAATACTCTATGAGCCAATGCTGCGATGGCGCACAAATGCTGATATGAAGAACGCCCTGCTGCATCTGATGATTCATGCAATCATATTTGTAAAGCATGGTATGAAGAACCTCGG CCATGGTCCTGTTTTCCGTGATTGGATGGATGCTATCAACACTTGCACCGCTGAGGATCACATG AGACCGACAGGTGGCTACCGTATCACCACTACCCATGATTTCAGTGAGGAAAAATCCTGCAACATCCAGGGGATTCCGTGGCAG TGTGAATGGTGTGGCGTTACACTTCTGAGGGCAACGAATTTGGGACCTCCATCTGATTCCTGCTGTATCGAGAATGTTAGCGAAGATGCAACCTGTGGCAACATGCTTTGCCAGTGGCACAA CCACAAGATGGATTGTGGTGGTACATATGTGGTAACCAAACCACGAGGGCAAAGGATGGTTCGAAAAG GTGGAGAGTTGCTTCTTCGGACTGGAACAACTGAAATGACCAAGTCACAAGGAGCTGTACAACAATCAGATTCAGATGAAGTGCAGAAAGCAATTGTTTTGTCTGCAGCCCCTCGGAGTCGGAGAAGATTGAAGCCGAAGCAAGAGTTTGTTGCATGGgagaatattgaacttttgtctatgGGGAGTCGCAGTAATGCAAAATCAGTGGGTAGTAGCTCCTCAAAGAAGGCAGAGGATGTCCTTTCGAGCCAACTGAAACGGAAGCAAACAGCTGTTACAGCAGAGAAGCATGGGTTTCTTTCATTAGGGAGTTGCGACAATGCAATATCGTCAGGAAGTAACGCCTCCAGGAAGACGGGAAAGTTGCATGAGCCAGACGATGTTAAGCCTTATGCATCCCAGAAAAAATTGAAGTTAGTGCAGGACTTGGCCGCATCGGAGAAATATGGAGCTTTCTCTCTAGGGACTTGCAACAGTGCAAAACCACCACGAAGCAGCACGTCCAGGAATGCAGAGAAGTGGTGCAAATCCGAGGGTGTTGAGAAATCCACTGTCCTGCGGCCTCCTGCGCCCCCTCAGAAAATGAAGCTTGAGCAAGACTCCGTTACATTCCAGAAACATGGGGTTGCAAAACCATCAAAAAGTATCACCCCAGACAGAGTTGGCAAGCTGCATAAGCCGGATGTTGTTGAGAACTCCGGTGTCCCGCCTTCCACGCCCCTAAAAAAACTGAAGCTAGAGAAGGACCCGGTTGCATCTGAGAAACATGGGGTGGCAACATCAAGAAGCCTACCTGCTGCACCTCTCACAAAGCTGAAGCCAGACTTGGTTGCATCGGAGAAGAGTTTTGGTTGCGGCAATGCAAAAGTACCGGACAACATCTCCTCACAGATGGCACACAAGAAACTTGAGCATGGAGGGGCTCAGAAGCACATTTCTCTGCATGCTGCCCCTCAAACTATGCTGAAGCAACCGAACAAAACCAGCTCCACAGTGAAGGCACCAAAGCAACATACGTTTGAAGACTTTCGGAAAGCAACTGTTCAGCCTGCCGTCCCTCACAGTAAACTGAAGCAATCAAACCGTGCTGCATCGGAGAGGCAAAagacaaggagcaaaaccaagagtTGTGCTGCGAAAAAAGAGTATGTTTGCTTTAGTCTGTGGCAGAACTTCTATGAACCGGAATGCTCGAGTGGATCGGACGAGCCGCTTGTAAACAAGAGAAGTGtgcagagaaaaagagagagggaaCGCGCAGTTCAGATCACATACTCACGGTCAAGGAAGCGAGGCACCAGTGGGATCAGCTCCATCAAGGCCAAAGTGGATGAGGAAATCCCATCTGGACacttggagatcattgttatcgaTGACGAGGTGATGACTGAAGCCCCTGGAGAACAGTGCAAGGCACCAGCTCCATGCATGAACGTTCCTGTCGTCCCGCCCACTGATCAGGTGAAGGCTGAAGCCCCTAGAGGTCAGTCCAAGCCACCAGTTCCATCCAAGGACGTTCCTGCTGTCCCTCCCGCTGATCAGGTGATGATTGAAGCCCCTAGAGGTATGTCCAAGACACCAACTCCATCCAAGGACGTTCCTGCTGTCCCTCCCACAGATCAGGTGATGACTGAAGCCCCTAGAGGTTTGTCCAAGACACCAACTCCATCCAAGGACGTTGCTGCTGTCCCTCCCACAGATCAG GTGATGACTGAAGCCCCTGGAGGTTTGTCCAAGACACCAGCTCCATCCAAGGACGTTCCTGCTGTCCCTCCCACTGATCAGGTGATGACTGAAACCCCTAGAGGCCAGTCCCAGCCAGCAGCACAGCGCATGGACACTGCCGTCCCTCCTGCGGACCACGGAGATCGGTCCAATCCATCTACGATCATGGACATTGCTGCTGTGCCTCCAGCTATGACCCAAGCCCCTATGGATCAGTCACAGCCACCAGCTCCTTGCTCCATCACCGCTGATCAGGTGGTTCCACCTCCTTCGGCCGACCTGCCTGGTTTACCTCCTTCAAATCCAAGCAGTTGGGCTGGCGTGATAGACatttctgatgatgatgatgatgacgacgacgacgacgaatga
- the LOC119301509 gene encoding actin cytoskeleton-regulatory complex protein PAN1-like isoform X2, giving the protein MADPDADENPDLWELFCHYDRLYFRGELDAAAFAVEWAYPRTRTTTCFGSCSFGDLSKIILYEPMLRWRTNADMKNALLHLMIHAIIFVKHGMKNLGHGPVFRDWMDAINTCTAEDHMRPTGGYRITTTHDFSEEKSCNIQGIPWQCEWCGVTLLRATNLGPPSDSCCIENVSEDATCGNMLCQWHNHKMDCGGTYVVTKPRGQRMVRKGGELLLRTGTTEMTKSQGAVQQSDSDEVQKAIVLSAAPRSRRRLKPKQEFVAWENIELLSMGSRSNAKSVGSSSSKKAEDVLSSQLKRKQTAVTAEKHGFLSLGSCDNAISSGSNASRKTGKLHEPDDVKPYASQKKLKLVQDLAASEKYGAFSLGTCNSAKPPRSSTSRNAEKWCKSEGVEKSTVLRPPAPPQKMKLEQDSVTFQKHGVAKPSKSITPDRVGKLHKPDVVENSGVPPSTPLKKLKLEKDPVASEKHGVATSRSLPAAPLTKLKPDLVASEKSFGCGNAKVPDNISSQMAHKKLEHGGAQKHISLHAAPQTMLKQPNKTSSTVKAPKQHTFEDFRKATVQPAVPHSKLKQSNRAASERQKTRSKTKSCAAKKEYVCFSLWQNFYEPECSSGSDEPLVNKRSVQRKRERERAVQITYSRSRKRGTSGISSIKAKVDEEIPSGHLEIIVIDDEVMTEAPGEQCKAPAPCMNVPVVPPTDQVKAEAPRGQSKPPVPSKDVPAVPPADQVMIEAPRGMSKTPTPSKDVPAVPPTDQVMTEAPRGLSKTPTPSKDVAAVPPTDQVMTEAPGGLSKTPAPSKDVPAVPPTDQVMTETPRGQSQPAAQRMDTAVPPADHGDRSNPSTIMDIAAVPPAMTQAPMDQSQPPAPCSITADQVVPPPSADLPGLPPSNPSSWAGVIDISDDDDDDDDDDE; this is encoded by the exons ATGGCGGATCCGGACGCCGACGAGAACCCGGACTTGTGGGAGCTCTTCTGCCACTACGACCGGCTCTACTTCCGCGGCGAGCTCGACGCCGCCGCCTTCGCCGTCGAGTGGGCCTACCCGCGCACGAGGACCACCAC TTGCTTCGGGTCCTGTTCCTTTGGAGACCTGAGCAAAATAATACTCTATGAGCCAATGCTGCGATGGCGCACAAATGCTGATATGAAGAACGCCCTGCTGCATCTGATGATTCATGCAATCATATTTGTAAAGCATGGTATGAAGAACCTCGG CCATGGTCCTGTTTTCCGTGATTGGATGGATGCTATCAACACTTGCACCGCTGAGGATCACATG AGACCGACAGGTGGCTACCGTATCACCACTACCCATGATTTCAGTGAGGAAAAATCCTGCAACATCCAGGGGATTCCGTGGCAG TGTGAATGGTGTGGCGTTACACTTCTGAGGGCAACGAATTTGGGACCTCCATCTGATTCCTGCTGTATCGAGAATGTTAGCGAAGATGCAACCTGTGGCAACATGCTTTGCCAGTGGCACAA CCACAAGATGGATTGTGGTGGTACATATGTGGTAACCAAACCACGAGGGCAAAGGATGGTTCGAAAAG GTGGAGAGTTGCTTCTTCGGACTGGAACAACTGAAATGACCAAGTCACAAGGAGCTGTACAACAATCAGATTCAGATGAAGTGCAGAAAGCAATTGTTTTGTCTGCAGCCCCTCGGAGTCGGAGAAGATTGAAGCCGAAGCAAGAGTTTGTTGCATGGgagaatattgaacttttgtctatgGGGAGTCGCAGTAATGCAAAATCAGTGGGTAGTAGCTCCTCAAAGAAGGCAGAGGATGTCCTTTCGAGCCAACTGAAACGGAAGCAAACAGCTGTTACAGCAGAGAAGCATGGGTTTCTTTCATTAGGGAGTTGCGACAATGCAATATCGTCAGGAAGTAACGCCTCCAGGAAGACGGGAAAGTTGCATGAGCCAGACGATGTTAAGCCTTATGCATCCCAGAAAAAATTGAAGTTAGTGCAGGACTTGGCCGCATCGGAGAAATATGGAGCTTTCTCTCTAGGGACTTGCAACAGTGCAAAACCACCACGAAGCAGCACGTCCAGGAATGCAGAGAAGTGGTGCAAATCCGAGGGTGTTGAGAAATCCACTGTCCTGCGGCCTCCTGCGCCCCCTCAGAAAATGAAGCTTGAGCAAGACTCCGTTACATTCCAGAAACATGGGGTTGCAAAACCATCAAAAAGTATCACCCCAGACAGAGTTGGCAAGCTGCATAAGCCGGATGTTGTTGAGAACTCCGGTGTCCCGCCTTCCACGCCCCTAAAAAAACTGAAGCTAGAGAAGGACCCGGTTGCATCTGAGAAACATGGGGTGGCAACATCAAGAAGCCTACCTGCTGCACCTCTCACAAAGCTGAAGCCAGACTTGGTTGCATCGGAGAAGAGTTTTGGTTGCGGCAATGCAAAAGTACCGGACAACATCTCCTCACAGATGGCACACAAGAAACTTGAGCATGGAGGGGCTCAGAAGCACATTTCTCTGCATGCTGCCCCTCAAACTATGCTGAAGCAACCGAACAAAACCAGCTCCACAGTGAAGGCACCAAAGCAACATACGTTTGAAGACTTTCGGAAAGCAACTGTTCAGCCTGCCGTCCCTCACAGTAAACTGAAGCAATCAAACCGTGCTGCATCGGAGAGGCAAAagacaaggagcaaaaccaagagtTGTGCTGCGAAAAAAGAGTATGTTTGCTTTAGTCTGTGGCAGAACTTCTATGAACCGGAATGCTCGAGTGGATCGGACGAGCCGCTTGTAAACAAGAGAAGTGtgcagagaaaaagagagagggaaCGCGCAGTTCAGATCACATACTCACGGTCAAGGAAGCGAGGCACCAGTGGGATCAGCTCCATCAAGGCCAAAGTGGATGAGGAAATCCCATCTGGACacttggagatcattgttatcgaTGACGAGGTGATGACTGAAGCCCCTGGAGAACAGTGCAAGGCACCAGCTCCATGCATGAACGTTCCTGTCGTCCCGCCCACTGATCAGGTGAAGGCTGAAGCCCCTAGAGGTCAGTCCAAGCCACCAGTTCCATCCAAGGACGTTCCTGCTGTCCCTCCCGCTGATCAGGTGATGATTGAAGCCCCTAGAGGTATGTCCAAGACACCAACTCCATCCAAGGACGTTCCTGCTGTCCCTCCCACAGATCAGGTGATGACTGAAGCCCCTAGAGGTTTGTCCAAGACACCAACTCCATCCAAGGACGTTGCTGCTGTCCCTCCCACAGATCAGGTGATGACTGAAGCCCCTGGAG GTTTGTCCAAGACACCAGCTCCATCCAAGGACGTTCCTGCTGTCCCTCCCACTGATCAGGTGATGACTGAAACCCCTAGAGGCCAGTCCCAGCCAGCAGCACAGCGCATGGACACTGCCGTCCCTCCTGCGGACCACGGAGATCGGTCCAATCCATCTACGATCATGGACATTGCTGCTGTGCCTCCAGCTATGACCCAAGCCCCTATGGATCAGTCACAGCCACCAGCTCCTTGCTCCATCACCGCTGATCAGGTGGTTCCACCTCCTTCGGCCGACCTGCCTGGTTTACCTCCTTCAAATCCAAGCAGTTGGGCTGGCGTGATAGACatttctgatgatgatgatgatgacgacgacgacgacgaatga
- the LOC119301509 gene encoding actin cytoskeleton-regulatory complex protein PAN1-like isoform X1: MADPDADENPDLWELFCHYDRLYFRGELDAAAFAVEWAYPRTRTTTCFGSCSFGDLSKIILYEPMLRWRTNADMKNALLHLMIHAIIFVKHGMKNLGHGPVFRDWMDAINTCTAEDHMRPTGGYRITTTHDFSEEKSCNIQGIPWQCEWCGVTLLRATNLGPPSDSCCIENVSEDATCGNMLCQWHNHKMDCGGTYVVTKPRGQRMVRKGGELLLRTGTTEMTKSQGAVQQSDSDEVQKAIVLSAAPRSRRRLKPKQEFVAWENIELLSMGSRSNAKSVGSSSSKKAEDVLSSQLKRKQTAVTAEKHGFLSLGSCDNAISSGSNASRKTGKLHEPDDVKPYASQKKLKLVQDLAASEKYGAFSLGTCNSAKPPRSSTSRNAEKWCKSEGVEKSTVLRPPAPPQKMKLEQDSVTFQKHGVAKPSKSITPDRVGKLHKPDVVENSGVPPSTPLKKLKLEKDPVASEKHGVATSRSLPAAPLTKLKPDLVASEKSFGCGNAKVPDNISSQMAHKKLEHGGAQKHISLHAAPQTMLKQPNKTSSTVKAPKQHTFEDFRKATVQPAVPHSKLKQSNRAASERQKTRSKTKSCAAKKEYVCFSLWQNFYEPECSSGSDEPLVNKRSVQRKRERERAVQITYSRSRKRGTSGISSIKAKVDEEIPSGHLEIIVIDDEVMTEAPGEQCKAPAPCMNVPVVPPTDQVKAEAPRGQSKPPVPSKDVPAVPPADQVMTEAPRGMSKTPTPSKDVPAVPPTDQVMTEAPRGLSKTPTPSKDVAAVPPTDQVMTEAPGGLSKTPAPSKDVPAVPPTDQVMTETPRGQSQPAAQRMDTAVPPADHGDRSNPSTIMDIAAVPPAMTQAPMDQSQPPAPCSITADQVVPPPSADLPGLPPSNPSSWAGVIDISDDDDDDDDDDE; the protein is encoded by the exons ATGGCGGATCCGGACGCCGACGAGAACCCGGACTTGTGGGAGCTCTTCTGCCACTACGACCGGCTCTACTTCCGCGGCGAGCTCGACGCCGCCGCCTTCGCCGTCGAGTGGGCCTACCCGCGCACGAGGACCACCAC TTGCTTCGGGTCCTGTTCCTTTGGAGACCTGAGCAAAATAATACTCTATGAGCCAATGCTGCGATGGCGCACAAATGCTGATATGAAGAACGCCCTGCTGCATCTGATGATTCATGCAATCATATTTGTAAAGCATGGTATGAAGAACCTCGG CCATGGTCCTGTTTTCCGTGATTGGATGGATGCTATCAACACTTGCACCGCTGAGGATCACATG AGACCGACAGGTGGCTACCGTATCACCACTACCCATGATTTCAGTGAGGAAAAATCCTGCAACATCCAGGGGATTCCGTGGCAG TGTGAATGGTGTGGCGTTACACTTCTGAGGGCAACGAATTTGGGACCTCCATCTGATTCCTGCTGTATCGAGAATGTTAGCGAAGATGCAACCTGTGGCAACATGCTTTGCCAGTGGCACAA CCACAAGATGGATTGTGGTGGTACATATGTGGTAACCAAACCACGAGGGCAAAGGATGGTTCGAAAAG GTGGAGAGTTGCTTCTTCGGACTGGAACAACTGAAATGACCAAGTCACAAGGAGCTGTACAACAATCAGATTCAGATGAAGTGCAGAAAGCAATTGTTTTGTCTGCAGCCCCTCGGAGTCGGAGAAGATTGAAGCCGAAGCAAGAGTTTGTTGCATGGgagaatattgaacttttgtctatgGGGAGTCGCAGTAATGCAAAATCAGTGGGTAGTAGCTCCTCAAAGAAGGCAGAGGATGTCCTTTCGAGCCAACTGAAACGGAAGCAAACAGCTGTTACAGCAGAGAAGCATGGGTTTCTTTCATTAGGGAGTTGCGACAATGCAATATCGTCAGGAAGTAACGCCTCCAGGAAGACGGGAAAGTTGCATGAGCCAGACGATGTTAAGCCTTATGCATCCCAGAAAAAATTGAAGTTAGTGCAGGACTTGGCCGCATCGGAGAAATATGGAGCTTTCTCTCTAGGGACTTGCAACAGTGCAAAACCACCACGAAGCAGCACGTCCAGGAATGCAGAGAAGTGGTGCAAATCCGAGGGTGTTGAGAAATCCACTGTCCTGCGGCCTCCTGCGCCCCCTCAGAAAATGAAGCTTGAGCAAGACTCCGTTACATTCCAGAAACATGGGGTTGCAAAACCATCAAAAAGTATCACCCCAGACAGAGTTGGCAAGCTGCATAAGCCGGATGTTGTTGAGAACTCCGGTGTCCCGCCTTCCACGCCCCTAAAAAAACTGAAGCTAGAGAAGGACCCGGTTGCATCTGAGAAACATGGGGTGGCAACATCAAGAAGCCTACCTGCTGCACCTCTCACAAAGCTGAAGCCAGACTTGGTTGCATCGGAGAAGAGTTTTGGTTGCGGCAATGCAAAAGTACCGGACAACATCTCCTCACAGATGGCACACAAGAAACTTGAGCATGGAGGGGCTCAGAAGCACATTTCTCTGCATGCTGCCCCTCAAACTATGCTGAAGCAACCGAACAAAACCAGCTCCACAGTGAAGGCACCAAAGCAACATACGTTTGAAGACTTTCGGAAAGCAACTGTTCAGCCTGCCGTCCCTCACAGTAAACTGAAGCAATCAAACCGTGCTGCATCGGAGAGGCAAAagacaaggagcaaaaccaagagtTGTGCTGCGAAAAAAGAGTATGTTTGCTTTAGTCTGTGGCAGAACTTCTATGAACCGGAATGCTCGAGTGGATCGGACGAGCCGCTTGTAAACAAGAGAAGTGtgcagagaaaaagagagagggaaCGCGCAGTTCAGATCACATACTCACGGTCAAGGAAGCGAGGCACCAGTGGGATCAGCTCCATCAAGGCCAAAGTGGATGAGGAAATCCCATCTGGACacttgga GATCATTGTTATCGATGACGAGGTGATGACTGAAGCCCCTGGAGAACAGTGCAAGGCACCAGCTCCATGCATGAACGTTCCTGTCGTCCCGCCCACTGATCAGGTGAAGGCTGAAGCCCCTAGAGGTCAGTCCAAGCCACCAGTTCCATCCAAGGACGTTCCTGCTGTCCCTCCCGCTGATCAGGTGATGACTGAAGCCCCTAGAGGTATGTCCAAGACACCAACTCCATCCAAGGACGTTCCTGCTGTCCCTCCCACAGATCAGGTGATGACTGAAGCCCCTAGAGGTTTGTCCAAGACACCAACTCCATCCAAGGACGTTGCTGCTGTCCCTCCCACAGATCAGGTGATGACTGAAGCCCCTGGAGGTTTGTCCAAGACACCAGCTCCATCCAAGGACGTTCCTGCTGTCCCTCCCACTGATCAGGTGATGACTGAAACCCCTAGAGGCCAGTCCCAGCCAGCAGCACAGCGCATGGACACTGCCGTCCCTCCTGCGGACCACGGAGATCGGTCCAATCCATCTACGATCATGGACATTGCTGCTGTGCCTCCAGCTATGACCCAAGCCCCTATGGATCAGTCACAGCCACCAGCTCCTTGCTCCATCACCGCTGATCAGGTGGTTCCACCTCCTTCGGCCGACCTGCCTGGTTTACCTCCTTCAAATCCAAGCAGTTGGGCTGGCGTGATAGACatttctgatgatgatgatgatgacgacgacgacgacgaatga
- the LOC119301510 gene encoding probable ubiquitin receptor RAD23 isoform X1, translated as MKVSVKTLKGSKFEIEVNPADKVSDVKKLIETSQGQNVYPADQQMLIYQGSVLKDETTLEENKVVENNFLVIMLRQNKGSSSAAPAKSKEPSNQAPPTQTVPATPASQAPATPAPQAVAAQAPIVPVSAPGPAATASPAPAVAVSTEAETYGQAASNLVAGGTLEATIQSILEMGGGTWDRDTVLRALRAAFNNPERAVEYLYSGIPEPMEIPAPPPSAQPADPALASQAAQPAVASSGPNASPLDLFPQALPNASANAAGEGNLDVLRNNAQFRSLLSLVQANPQILQPLLQELGKQNPQILQLIQDNQAEFLRLINEPAEGDEDENLLEQFAEGVPQTIAITPEENEAILRLEGMGFDRALVLEVYFACNKDETLAANYLLDHMNEFDDGAPQ; from the exons ATGAAGGTCTCCGTGAAGACGCTCAAGGGCTCCAAATTCGAGATCGAAGTGAACCCCGCCGACAAG GTTTCTGATGTAAAGAAGCTCATTGAGACTTCACAAGGGCAGAATGTGTACCCAGCTGATCAACAAATGCTCATATACCAAGGGTCAGTTCTTAAGGACGAGACTACGCTGGAGGAAAACAAAGTTGTTGAAAACAACTTTCTTGTGATAATGCTTAGACAG AATAAGGGCTCATCAAGTGCAGCTCCAGCTAAATCCAAGGAACCCTCAAATCAG GCACCCCCTACTCAGACAGTGCCTGCTACTCCTGCCTCTCAAGCACCAGCCACACCAGCACCTCAAGCAGTGGCTGCGCAAGCACCTAT TGTACCTGTCAGTGCTCCTGGTCCAGCTGCCACCGCCTCCCCAGCTCCTGCTGTTGCTGTCTC CACTGAAGCAGAAACTTATGGTCAGGCTGCTTCAAACCTTGTCGCGGGAGGCACCCTAGAGGCAACAATTCAGTCAATTCTTGAAATGGGTGGTGGAACATGGGACAGAGACACTGTGTTGCGTGCCCTACGTGCTGCATTCAACAACCCGGAGCGGGCTGTTGAGTATTTATATTCT GGTATTCCTGAGCCGATGGAGATTCCTGCACCACCACCAAGTGCCCAGCCAGCTGATCCTGCCCTGGCTTCGCAAGCAGCTCAACCTGCAGTTGCCTCTTCCGGTCCTAATGCTAGCCCCTTGGACCTCTTCCCTCAA GCCCTGCCAAATGCTTCAGCAAATGCTGCTGGTGAAGGAAATCTGGATGTTTTGCGTAACAATGCACAATTCCGAAGCTTACTTTCTTTAGTGCAGGCCAACCCTCAAATCTTACAG CCATTGCTTCAAGAGCTGGGAAAGCAAAACCCTCAGATTTTGCAGCTGATTCAGGACAACCAAGCAGAGTTCCTTCGTTTAATCAATGAGCCAGCTGAGGGCGATGAAGACGA GAATCTCCTAGAGCAGTTTGCTGAGGGTGTGCCTCAGACCATAGCTATCActcctgaggagaatgaagctatactTCGT CTTGAAGGAATGGGCTTTGACCGGGCGCTTGTTCTGGAGGTGTACTTCGCCTGCAACAAGGACGAGACCCTGGCCGCAAACTACCTGTTAGACCACATGAACGAGTTTGACGACGGAGCGCCGCAGTAA
- the LOC119301510 gene encoding probable ubiquitin receptor RAD23 isoform X2 translates to MKVSVKTLKGSKFEIEVNPADKVSDVKKLIETSQGQNVYPADQQMLIYQGSVLKDETTLEENKVVENNFLVIMLRQNKGSSSAAPAKSKEPSNQAPPTQTVPATPASQAPATPAPQAVAAQAPIAPGPAATASPAPAVAVSTEAETYGQAASNLVAGGTLEATIQSILEMGGGTWDRDTVLRALRAAFNNPERAVEYLYSGIPEPMEIPAPPPSAQPADPALASQAAQPAVASSGPNASPLDLFPQALPNASANAAGEGNLDVLRNNAQFRSLLSLVQANPQILQPLLQELGKQNPQILQLIQDNQAEFLRLINEPAEGDEDENLLEQFAEGVPQTIAITPEENEAILRLEGMGFDRALVLEVYFACNKDETLAANYLLDHMNEFDDGAPQ, encoded by the exons ATGAAGGTCTCCGTGAAGACGCTCAAGGGCTCCAAATTCGAGATCGAAGTGAACCCCGCCGACAAG GTTTCTGATGTAAAGAAGCTCATTGAGACTTCACAAGGGCAGAATGTGTACCCAGCTGATCAACAAATGCTCATATACCAAGGGTCAGTTCTTAAGGACGAGACTACGCTGGAGGAAAACAAAGTTGTTGAAAACAACTTTCTTGTGATAATGCTTAGACAG AATAAGGGCTCATCAAGTGCAGCTCCAGCTAAATCCAAGGAACCCTCAAATCAG GCACCCCCTACTCAGACAGTGCCTGCTACTCCTGCCTCTCAAGCACCAGCCACACCAGCACCTCAAGCAGTGGCTGCGCAAGCACCTAT TGCTCCTGGTCCAGCTGCCACCGCCTCCCCAGCTCCTGCTGTTGCTGTCTC CACTGAAGCAGAAACTTATGGTCAGGCTGCTTCAAACCTTGTCGCGGGAGGCACCCTAGAGGCAACAATTCAGTCAATTCTTGAAATGGGTGGTGGAACATGGGACAGAGACACTGTGTTGCGTGCCCTACGTGCTGCATTCAACAACCCGGAGCGGGCTGTTGAGTATTTATATTCT GGTATTCCTGAGCCGATGGAGATTCCTGCACCACCACCAAGTGCCCAGCCAGCTGATCCTGCCCTGGCTTCGCAAGCAGCTCAACCTGCAGTTGCCTCTTCCGGTCCTAATGCTAGCCCCTTGGACCTCTTCCCTCAA GCCCTGCCAAATGCTTCAGCAAATGCTGCTGGTGAAGGAAATCTGGATGTTTTGCGTAACAATGCACAATTCCGAAGCTTACTTTCTTTAGTGCAGGCCAACCCTCAAATCTTACAG CCATTGCTTCAAGAGCTGGGAAAGCAAAACCCTCAGATTTTGCAGCTGATTCAGGACAACCAAGCAGAGTTCCTTCGTTTAATCAATGAGCCAGCTGAGGGCGATGAAGACGA GAATCTCCTAGAGCAGTTTGCTGAGGGTGTGCCTCAGACCATAGCTATCActcctgaggagaatgaagctatactTCGT CTTGAAGGAATGGGCTTTGACCGGGCGCTTGTTCTGGAGGTGTACTTCGCCTGCAACAAGGACGAGACCCTGGCCGCAAACTACCTGTTAGACCACATGAACGAGTTTGACGACGGAGCGCCGCAGTAA